Proteins from a single region of Spirochaetota bacterium:
- a CDS encoding Gfo/Idh/MocA family oxidoreductase, giving the protein MKKIRVGFAGAGRIADVHFPGYVKNRDAVLLAVCDTDEGTALRRKKEWAVKKHYTCYEDMLADPAIDAVEILTPTMFHEEMTIQALRAGKHVAVQKPMANTLESADRMISAAKAAGKVLKVSDNYVFYPPIVAAKRMIAEGQIGTPTNIRIKLISGTGGWLIPPSAWEWRVREAQEGRGLQTFDHGHHLWATAWFLMGAAERVTAWIESLDGVVDSPAAIMWKYRDTAAFGMCEYCHEPDLAIPSHYYANDEWIEITGTQGIILINRCTGNIKKCPAISYFNGKWKDIAVPGDDWVEGFKGSTRNFIGAILGREAPSLSAVEGREILKFSLAVQKSNRLRREVYLEELDSRFPGRFTRRMISRDIKSRTPRKGLLERLGIGSGDSRYAAQAGSLVMDLPERYDPGAVEGWETAFGIRLLPDGGQPERRYSLIIKNGKAVVTEGAIPENPVCVMAAPAGTWGAILLKKKKVQMAFIQGKLKIEGKAEEALKLLPSFKF; this is encoded by the coding sequence ATGAAAAAAATACGGGTGGGATTCGCCGGTGCGGGAAGGATCGCCGATGTGCATTTTCCCGGTTATGTGAAAAACCGCGACGCGGTACTCCTCGCGGTGTGCGACACCGACGAGGGAACCGCCCTTCGCAGAAAAAAGGAATGGGCCGTGAAAAAGCATTACACGTGTTACGAGGATATGCTGGCGGACCCGGCCATCGACGCCGTTGAGATACTCACCCCGACGATGTTCCACGAGGAGATGACGATCCAGGCCCTCAGGGCCGGCAAGCATGTGGCGGTCCAGAAGCCGATGGCCAACACCCTGGAGAGCGCCGACCGGATGATCAGCGCCGCGAAAGCCGCGGGCAAAGTGCTCAAGGTGTCGGACAACTACGTTTTCTATCCGCCCATCGTTGCTGCAAAGCGCATGATCGCCGAAGGGCAGATCGGGACGCCCACCAACATCCGCATAAAGCTCATCAGCGGCACCGGCGGATGGCTAATACCGCCGTCAGCGTGGGAATGGCGGGTGCGCGAAGCCCAGGAGGGACGCGGGCTCCAGACCTTCGACCACGGTCACCACCTCTGGGCCACGGCGTGGTTCCTCATGGGCGCGGCCGAGCGTGTCACCGCCTGGATCGAATCCCTGGACGGCGTCGTGGACAGCCCTGCCGCGATCATGTGGAAATACCGTGATACGGCCGCCTTCGGGATGTGCGAATACTGCCACGAACCGGACCTTGCGATCCCTTCACATTATTATGCCAATGACGAATGGATAGAGATAACCGGCACACAGGGGATCATCCTGATCAATCGCTGCACCGGGAACATAAAGAAATGCCCGGCCATCAGCTATTTCAACGGGAAATGGAAAGATATAGCGGTGCCTGGCGACGATTGGGTCGAAGGTTTCAAGGGATCGACGCGCAACTTCATCGGGGCGATACTGGGCAGGGAAGCGCCGAGCCTTTCGGCCGTTGAGGGGCGGGAGATACTGAAATTCTCCCTGGCAGTTCAGAAATCGAACCGCCTGCGCCGCGAGGTTTACCTCGAAGAGCTCGATAGCCGTTTCCCCGGACGCTTTACCCGCCGCATGATCAGCAGGGATATTAAATCCAGGACCCCCCGCAAGGGGCTCCTCGAACGCCTTGGCATCGGGAGCGGAGATTCGCGGTACGCCGCCCAGGCAGGGAGCCTGGTCATGGATCTTCCGGAACGATACGATCCCGGCGCGGTCGAAGGCTGGGAAACGGCCTTCGGGATCCGGCTCCTCCCCGACGGCGGCCAGCCCGAGAGGCGCTATTCCCTCATCATTAAGAATGGAAAAGCCGTCGTGACCGAAGGGGCCATCCCGGAAAACCCGGTCTGCGTCATGGCCGCGCCTGCGGGGACATGGGGCGCCATTCTTTTAAAGAAGAAAAAAGTGCAGATGGCCTTCATACAGGGGAAGCTTAAAATCGAGGGAAAGGCCGAGGAAGCCCTGAAGCTGCTTCCCTCGTTCAAGTTTTAA